In Aptenodytes patagonicus unplaced genomic scaffold, bAptPat1.pri.cur scaffold_90, whole genome shotgun sequence, the sequence GAACAGTACTGCAGAGGAGGAAAGATATGATCGAAGTCAACTGGGAGGTGTTGGGGCCCAGAGAGTACCAAGAGTTTCTACTaccccttcccccagcaccccaggcgTTTTGCTGCCTGTATTCAAGCTGACCTCTCACAGGGTGGATCTGTGTAACATAGGTCTTTTTACATCAGTGTCCTCCCAAGCTGTTAGCAACAGCTGCGCGAAGCTTCATTTCGGACGTCCACGCAAAAACACTCTGCCCATTGGCTTGGGAGTTGCATTGAAATCTACATCCTCCACCTGGGAACAGCCTGTTCTGCTGGTCCCTGACGCTTAGTTGAGTCTTTCTCAAGCCCTAACCAGACTGTGATGGGACCTTCTCCCATCTGATCATGGACCCTTCTCCCCAGAGGTCTTGCTTCACCGATTTTGCCTGCATGGCTGCACCTGCACGTCGGAGCCAGTAGGGTGTGAGGGGCATGGCCGCgggcactgtcaggcacagacactcgcGGGGACAGTCCCCAAGCACAGGCACACCCACGCTCTCTCacgcacaggacacggccacgcacATGCACAGTCAGGGATGCCTAGGGCTGACAAGGGAGCTTCCCCATGAGAGGGGCACCGTCAGCCATCTGCACCCACGCGCCTGCACCCCCTACAGCCAGCTGTCTTGTGCGTGCACGCGCACTAGTTCCGTGCCCGGCTCGGCCTACAacagctgggtgctgagcacgcagcaggaggtggtggggagcaCAAGGGACCACTGAGGAGAggaggagcttcccctgccctgctgtgccgggcgctcacggggcccctcctgcccgtggggctgcgCTGCCCTTGGGCCTCTGCGGCGCCACCTCCAGTGTCAACATCCCGGTCTGTGAGGTCAACatgccccccacccccgggatccccttccttttggtcccccaccagccccagcggCACACGTGGCCTCCCCACCTGGCCCTGCCTCAGCCTAGCCTACTGCCTCCCCCCTACCGCTCGCAGCCCCGGAGCCCCGGCCacccccctcgcccggccgaaGGCTGCGGGGACTGTGGGGatactctgccctcaccctcctctcccccgtcgggggccttccactgcacggcggacacaggacaggtcgttggtgagtactctccaaactcctgcccagcagcaccgaggtgctcctccagatgctcccccgccgccaggagcagTCCCTTTTGTACCTGCCATGGTACCCGTGTCACAAGCCCACGGTGACATCATGGTGACAcggccactgctgcccactgtgacacggccatcacctccctggggctggcgccaagAGCTGATGCAGGGCCCAGCCGTGGCCACTGGGGAAACAGGGCatcactctcagcacccactcttagtgcacgggcaggagcgacTGCGGGCGCCGCGTGTCAGCATCTTcctgtggggtttgcctgttccttgaccagccggctgtcacagctccccaccccTGGACCAAGCATGAGCCAggcatgtactcccagcaggcgCATGCAGAGACTCACAGACACGCGCGTGCACCACgggtgtgcacatgtgcacgGACGGCCACTCCGCGTGGCCTCCAGCAGAGGGCTCAGGTATCCAGCCCCCAGactacagcccgggaaggggaaaaataaagactagcccttctgctctaCCCCGGGCAGACaccgtgcttgcagactcccaagaggaatggggtggGTCTCTTgctcagagagccgcggctgctggcacgtggggggacaccaggaggaaggggtgggggcacatggcaggcaggcagtgacccacgtgcttcagctctggcccttcgagcAGCTGCATGCAGCGGCGCTGCATTCAGGAGTTGGCAGGCCGAGTCACTCCGGCCTCCCGCCCACAGGGCCTTTCCCCTCAGCAGCGACACCTGCGGGCGGCTGGAGAAGCTgtcagggagcagccggggctgtgccggccagTGGCtgtggggtcagcagggacagggccttGGGGACAGGGCCACCAGCTCCGAAATTGCTAGAATGGGCCCCATGGCATGGGGTGCAAGCggcaacggggccatggggaCAGCACTGCTGGGGATGGTGCCAGGGGGCcagtgggctgtggggccaccagggatgggagcctggggagggggggagaccGGAGCCGTGAAGactgtggggagggagaaaggcaCAGGCTGGGGGTTGTGGCGTGGAAGGGCAGCATGGGGGCCATATGGGCCGTGGAGTGAGAAGGCAGGTGGGTGGCTTCGGGGTCatggggagctgtggggaggaCGGGAAGGGTTTGGGGGGAGTTCTAGGGGGCTGTGGGTGATAACatttgccggcctccgtgtaaatgcatccccggctgctggagcctgagttaatgtcagacacgcttacaggggttggcctgcacagtgctaaatggttgccaaaaaggtggagtaaaaaataccaccgtggcctgagaagatgGTGGTTCCACCCGATTACACAGCGTCATAAAAACTccagggacggagggagggagggagggcgggcaggtgaggccggcacgcagggacctggcttgcggcaggcagggtggcggcgcccagtgcctagcagatgagACTGGGCCTGGCCTCaaggggctgcggggaccggcacgtggtgcaagaccctctccctgcaccccgacaaacacgcccgagcacatggaggtggagatagaaaaggctttattgggggggggggtgtctgtcaaaagggcagcggcccctcactgaccacagggaggatctttcccagtgcatatgccaggtgggtgtaggtctcctcacacagcacacgcaacagcaggcggtagaagagctTGGGGTTGTATGAGGAGGTGCAGAACTGGTCCTGGACAGTCCTTTTAGTAAGCTGAGAGTGTGGAGAAGGATCAGTTCAGGTTGGGCCCTTTCATCttgggctgctcctgtgctgggccagctggaaggcagcacacatctgccatgctcctgcagaggcttGCCCCTGAGGGGGGCTGCAGACCCCTCCAGCGCATCTGTGCCCAATAAGATCATGGAACCCATCCTCCTTGAAAAGACATATCAGAACATATTGAAGACAGAGAGGTGATTACAGACAGCCatcatggcttcaccaagggcaaactgCACGTGAGCCAAAACGGATTGAGAACAGTCCTGCGGAGAAAGACTCGGGGATTCTGGTGGATGAGAAATTGGACATGAGGCAGccatgtgcactcacagcccagaaagccagccatatcctgggctgcagccaaagaagcgtgaccagcaggtggagggaggggattctccccctctactccgctctggtgagaccccacctggagtactgcatccagctctgcgGTCCCCAGTCCAAGAAAGACATGGTCCtcttagagcaggtccagaggagggccacaaaaatggtctgagggctggaacacctctgctatgaagaaaggctgagagagttggggttgttcagcctggagaaaagaaggctctgggcagaccttcctggagggagatggagggagactttttaccaaggcttgtagtgccaggacaaggggcaacggttttaaactgaaagagggtaggtttagcctggacataaggaagaaatgttttacgataagggtggtgagacagtggaacaggttgcccagagaagttgtggatgccccatcgctggaaaagtgttcagggtcaggttggatggggctctgagcaacctgatctaatgagagatgtccctgtccatggcagggggtttggactagattaTCTTTAAAGgtgcccttccaacccaaaccattctatgattctatgagctggagcagcccccacccagctgctcgccagGCGCAGCACATTGCCTCGGTGTGCGGACAGCTGTGGGCTAAGGAACATCCCTGGGGAGCCAGGGAGGCGGTACAGGGCTTGCTGGGGAGCGCTgtgggtgcctgcagcagctggccccagcactgggaggagggaggaagggagggagggagggaggccaggacagcagcacaacTTGAGAGAGAGAGCCAGCCTAGCTGCTGATCATTTCCACAATGCACAGAGTCACCTCCATTAGCACCATGTGAAAATGCATGTGTCTGAGCAGCACTGGCTGTATGGAGCGATGGGAGACTGCATCGGATGGTCCTCCAGCCTGGAGGGACCTGCACACGAGGCTGCTTGatcccagccctggcagcctgggCAGCAGTGGGGTGCCCACTCCCAGGCCAGTCCCGCAGGGGTCAGTGCGGTACCcacatgcccagctccctgatagttgccccggggggctgcgcaCAGCGCTCTCACAGCTCAATCCTTGCAGGCTGCCGCATGGCCAGGAGGTGGCTGAGGAGCCTgatgtggggctgggggaagagccCGGGTCTTGGGCTTGTCTGCAGCACCTGCACACCGGGTTTCGGGGCAGCGCTTAAAGCGGCACTGCATCTGTTCTAACCCACGTGGAAGTACAGCCTCTTCTGAAGCACCGCAGTTCACTGCCATCAGCAGCTGGCAATGCCTGAGTGCAAAAAAGGCAATTCCCTGATCTACTTCAGTGTGAAAACTCTCCAGCTTCTCACAAAACTACCTTCCTGCCCGGAGCACAGGGCATGCCACCGCCTGGCACAGGAGGAAGTGTGTAACGGCACAGTAGCTTGCCGGGGTAGGCAAAGGAGGTGCTGCTCTCTGTGCTCCCAGGTGCTTCTGGGCCCCTGGTCTCTGGGAGCTGCAGGTGTGGGCAGGGGCTAACCCACAGGGTTTCTCCCTCCCAGGTGGCACAGCAACCCCCTCCTGGGTAGCCCCTCTGAGGTCATCATGGGCACCACCAgtcggctcttgtgaggtcataACCTGCTGCCCTCCATAAAACCCCACACTGCAGAGGTGGGCAGCAGTGCAAAGCAGAGCGCTTTCAGCAGCTAGTGGATGCCTAGAGAAGAGGTGCTTGGGTCTcgggaggagagcaggcttttccctctgcctggccAGCGTGCTGGGGTTGCAGAGATGCCGGCCAGGTTGGGCAGGTGGGTGCAAGAGGCCCCAGAAAATAGGGAGAGATCAGGCCAGAAGCCTTGTGTGCTGCCTGGCTtcccggcaggagcaggcagccccaGAGCACGGGGGCTGTTTGTCCTACTGCCCTCCAGCCGGGCAGCCCAGCAACCCTAGTCTGGGGGCACGGCCCTGCCCCTTCTTAGGGAAGACCCAAGCggggccaggctgctgccccTGTGTCAGGCCAGAGGTCTTTGTGTCCCAGGGGTGCTGTGCAACAGCTCAGACTTTCCCAAAGGCCCTTGGGCCCTCAGGCTTGCAGCTGTGCTAAGCACAGGAGCCTGGTAGCAAGCGAGCTCCTAAAGGGATCCCTGGCAAATATGTGTCCCAACTTTGGGCTTTGGTAACAACAGTGTTCCCTCTCTTTTAGACAATGCAACACCTGCCAGAAGGGCAGGAGGGTCCTGAggctccttttcctgctgcttcccctcctgTCGGGCGAGTATCCCTGACCAAAAATGGCCCTCTCAGTCCTGGGGAGAGGGACCAGCTCCTGAGGAAAATAACCATCTCTTGACAATGTGACCCACAGCTGCTGTCTACTGCTGGGGCTCAAcggtgtggggagagggagcgtTGCGGGTAAGTGTCTCTTGCTGTGGGGAAGCCAATGCCTGCAAAGGCTGTggctctgccctcctgcctcccctgggaaCATGGGACGCCTGGTCAAAAATGCCCATCACGGCTGAGGCAGAGGGTGGGTCATGGCGGGGGGGGCACTTCTGTTTGTTCTTCGATCTCCATAGCGCCTGGATGGGGTTCAACACAGATCTTCCCAAGTGACCTCCGCAGGGTGGCAGGCTGAAGCGCGGAGCACTTTGGCAGAAGGTGCCTTtgctgcctgcatccctctcGGAGAGCCTGGGGGGCAGACGGAGACCCGAAAGATGCTCTGCTGAACGTGGCTGGTTAAAGAGCCCAACCTTCGTGTCGGGGTCTCTCCAAAGTGACTCGAAGCAGCAGGACATTCTGCCAGCTCTCCCTAGGGGAGTGTCCTTTGGGGAGCCCTGGCAGTGCTCCTCGTGCTTGCTCCAGCGGAGTGTCTCTCCAAAGTGTCAATTTTGGCAGTCAACAAGCTACTTAAGGAGTCCATCCCACCCTCTCTTTATCTTGCAGGAGGCGTCATGGCTTCCTGAAGCGGAGCTCGAGTCTCTGGGGTAAAGAGTGCTTTCTTGCCAAGGAACGCACTCTGTGGAGCCGTCTCAGCTGGCCTCGTGCTGCCTGCACTCACTCGCTTCACGTCCAGGGCTTCTGACCTTCCCCGTCTACTACTCGCAGTGGTGGAAGGGAGCCATTTGTAaaccagaggaaggaaagggtCTGGGGGATGAGGGCTGACCCAAGGCCCGGGGacccttctctgcacagtgtttggaGCCTGcctgcaggggctgggcagctgctgggcaagacctgctttccctttgcctctAGGAGTTCACAGGCTTGGCTGGAGCAGAAGATGTGGGAGCTCAAGGAGACGGTGGCTCAGGTGTCTGCTGCGAGTGCGACCATTCTTCAGGCAGTGAGAGAGGTCCTCGGAGGCCATGGTGtccaagaggagaagagagaggtgagggtgctgggggcagatCAGAGACCTCGCTGCCTTTCtggcctccctcctgctgcttcctcttggcACTCTCAAAGTCGGCACCTTTGCCGACAGGTCTTGCTTTGGGTTTTCTGACACAGAGGCGCTCCTTGGCTCTGTGCTAGGACTCAGTGTTCATGCAGAATGGCCCgtgcatgtgtttgtgttcactgccattcccattttttttccccccaggaaatTCTGCAGCTGACCCAGGCGGCAATTAAGAAGGTGCTTGAAGGCTATGTCCGGATGCCGGACTGGGCTCTGGAAGCCATAGGTATGCAGACAGGAAGTCTCGCTGCCCTCGGTTTGTGTACAGCACTCCCCCAAAGTCTGCCAAGCTCTGCTTTCAAGCCTGAGAAATACATCCTAATGCACTGCTTCCACTCCTAATCTCTGGCCTCCTTCATGTCAGGTGCCACCATTGATGCAGAGAGGACATCCAAGAGTTATGGTGGGCAAGGCAAGAAGAGCTGGTGGCTTTCTCCGTTcagcttctcttctgcaaacCCTCCAGAGACAATCTTGCAGGTATCACAAGGGAAGTCCTGACTTGTGGTTCACCTCCTTGCTTTTGGATTGGCAGACCAAGCGCACAGCACTTCCCTTCAGCCCGGCCCTATCACTCAGCCCTGCAGTCTGCATCGCATTCCTGACCCCTGCGATCCCTGACAGCACTGCCCTCCCATCAGGAGGGGGACTGAGCTGAACCCAGCTTCCGCGACCTGTCTACCACCCTTGGTTGCAGTTTGTCCTTGGCAGCCCCACTGCCATACCGCATCTCTGAGGGTCCCTTTCCAGAGGGGGTGGGAGTGGTGGGGGCTGCTAAGCCACGGAAGCAACGAGAGATGCTCCTCTGGGCCCCCAGCCCTGATCTGGTCTACCAAGTCTGAAGCAGGGTCCCAGTCTGCATTGGACCGTGCAGCTGCAGCGCAATCTTTGAAGGGCAATGGGGTGAGGTACACTGGGGAGACCTGCcctgtctctgcaggctctgagaAGGCAGAGCTGGCTTGGGAAAGCTGGAGGAGCCCAGAGGTTTTGTAGAAACACTTCCATATTGCCCTGCTGCCCAGCGACTTGTACTCATTTACGAGCAGGATCGCAGCCCACAGGCAAGGCAAGGTCTCTGCTTCTGGCCAAACAGGCAGCTCTGTTGGCTCTTGGGCTGCCTTGCCGCTGACGGTCATGGCTTTCTGGTTTCAGCCCCGTATtgcccctggcagctgctgggctttCCAAGGATCTCGGGGCCACGTGGTCGTCCGGCTGCCTGAGCAAATCTGGCCAACGGCTTTCACCATCTGGCATATCTCGGAGGCAGTCTCTCCTTCCGGGGAAGTCAGCAGTGCCCCCAAAGAGTTTGCTGTCTCTGTAAGTCTTTGCCTTGTGCTTCTCGAGGGGCCCGGCCCCAGGGAAAAGCTGTACCAGAGACATGCTTCTGTCGGCGGCTTCTCTCAGACATGTgtctggggctggctgctgcagagcaccgCATCCCCTGGGGGGCCACTGGGGACACGTGGGGGTTCTGTGCCTCTGGGGGCTTCTTCTCTGCTTCATGGCCAAGGATCCTGGAGCATGTGCTGAAAGCACCCTGTCCCAGAGTCAGCCTAAGCTGTACTAGACTACCGCTAGAGCCAAGGGAGGTGGGGAAGAGTTCCTGGGTTTGGCCTTGGCGTGCCCTTTTTCTGACGCCCTGTGTGAGCCTGACCTGCTCCTTTTGTCTCTTGTCTTTGAGGGAGTGGATGAGGCAGCGGCAGAAACTCTCCTGGGAACATTCACCTACAACGTGCACAAGGAGATCGCTCAGACATTCCATGTGCAGGTACCACAAGAGCTGTGGGCAGGATGCCCGGGAAGAAGGCAGGGTTGTCTGCAAGTCCTTGGAGGAAAGAATGCGGAGGATCACcccagccagcctctgctctcccacactCCTTGCTCCTGCAGGGAAGACGGCAAGAGGAGAGATAATGGGGCTTTGCTCTGCTGACTGAGGCAGCTGCCCCACCTTTGCAAGGGCTTTCCTTTTCCTTCGGGTAGTGCAGAGAAAGCAACAGTGGGAAGGGGTCTGGGAAGGGAAACAGTCCCCCTCAGCGGggagggaggacagcagatgTCTCCCCCCCTCAGCGGGACTCTCTCCACGTCCCGCGAGAGCCCAGGCAGCAAAGGGCCTCCAGTTTCTACAGCTCCCCTCAGCAAGCCTCTGAGGCCAGGCCTTTGCTTTCTAGGCACAGAGGGCTCCTCCATCACCCTGGCAAAGGGGGATCTGGTTGACCTTGCTGCCTCCTTCATCAGGGCTGCTGTTTGGTCCTCGGCAGGGGGAGCATGGACAGAGGGTGCTCCAGCGATGTGCTGTGGCTCTTGCCACCTGTGTCATGATGGCTCCCCCCATTTCTTTACAGAAGGAGCTTCCCAGGACCTTTCGCTACATCAAATTCCAGGTgcagagcaactggggaaaccCAGAGTACACCTGTGTGTACCGAGTACAGGTTCACGGGAAGACGGCGAGCCACAACGACCACCCGCAGGCCCAAGAGCTCCTTTAGgaagaataataaaacaaagaagaTGTGTGGCAGCTCAACTTGTGTACGTTCCTTGCAAAAGTTCTTCCAGGGAGCTTCCAACAGCTTGTGCTGCTTTTGGGGAAGGGAGCTTTCTCCCTCAGGAGGAGGATGCTCGTGGTCCGGGCTgcaagggacagggcaggggaatGGGGCTTGAAGGAGAAGCCCCTGATGGTCCAGCTCCATTTTGCGCAGCCCAAAGCTCCAGTGTCACTGGGAGAGCAGAATTGCAGCCCTGGGAAAGCTCTCCCACTGGCAGAGAAGAGGAGTGAAGCAGGCCTGTCTGCAAGACCCTGTGCCCTCTCTCCATAGGCAGTGGGATGCCCGTGCCAGTGGTCCAAGGGCATTAGGCAGCTTTAGACTTCTCCAGGATGtaatgtttctgtatttctttttttcctgcattggGGATGGGCAGGGGGGCATTTTGGGGTCCACCAGGGAGATGTACAGCAGGGCCAAGAGACATGCCCAGGACCTTCATCCCTCTCCTGAGTGGGGAGTATTTTGCCCAGCATGGTGAAGGTCCCACGGTGGTATTCGAAGAAGAGGGTGGTTGGAAAGAGCTGAGACAAAtttgccccctgctctgcctgacccctctcctgtcccccaggaGACTTCTTCTGTTCCTCGCCTTGCTGCAAATCGCCATCCTCATCCTGGTGCTGCTAAAGAGGGACATCCTTAACTGGATCCTGCCACCAAAGCTGGCGGCTGCCTTTGGGAGCCGCCCAGCGAGGTCCcggttcttttgaaataaaacgagaaagagaataaagaaatctgtgattGTAGGACAAGTGCGTCACCTTGTCAATGAATGTCAGCTGATGGGTTGGAGGGCAgcggctgctgctttcccttctgcctgtgcGCACCCCACGACGTCTCTGCATGAGACCTGGTTCTTGCCCGATTTGGAGGCAGGAGGGTGTATCCACCATCCTGCGTAAACAGCTGCCCTCACTGCACCGGCAGGAGCCATTGCCTGTGgcccctttccttcttctgtggAGCTCAAGCCCCTGGTGCAACCTCCAGTGGGACACAGGGagctccttcctcttcagcccCTGCCTGGGGGCACCACGACCAGGTCCTCCAAGAAACACACAAGAGTGCTGCCCCACCGGCAGTTCCGTCACTGAGCACGTGTCCCAGAGACACACCCCACAGGTCCTCTTCTCGCCAGCTGCTCCAAATTGATGCTCACTGCAAACACACAGCaattcccttcccctttcccagtcccCTTTCTATGTTCCTTCCCTGTGCTACcactcttttttttgtgtgtgtgtgtggggaataCCACCCCTCCCCATGGCCCTCCTgcattttggggggaagaaataaCCCACCCCAACATCCTCCTCTATTTTTTTTGCGGGGGGACTGTGTGCTGGGGTAGGCAGTGTCCCCACGAGTGTCCATGCCTGACAGTGCCCGCGGACGTGCCTCTCACGCCCTGCCGGCTCCCAGTGCACAGGTGCAGCCTGTCGCAGATGAGTgaaatgcacctcactcaaaagagagaagcagcaacatgttttattgaggtaaaataataatttgacagcgTTTAGTAAGtttgatggaatttaacaaagtttaacagtggtttgacaaggttcggtaagtttgatggcaaggttcaccttattaatgGCTGCGTGGAAGAAACAtgcaaaggaaaattgagttacacttgAGTTAGAATGATTAACAGAGAGACCGGAGACGCaaagagtaaggaggaccctcctGTTGAttcatgaggttcagagtggacccccttgctttctaaactccttatggatCCTAGGTGCTGCTGgatccaatcttagtctcagacttggacaacggTTTACACCTAATGAAATTATCCGTGCAATGTTTATAATAATACAGATTAGCTACATGGATTTTCGTGGTGTTCATGGTGCTACACGGTGTTTCATTAacattaattcagcatgctatcagtcacttactgaggatctgtcgTGGGTAAGGAATCTCTCCGCCTTGGGTAAGGAAGGATCTCTCAATCTCAGGTAAGGAGTCTCTAACCTTGAgcggtgtccctactcaagggaaGAGTCACCTGGcgtgcagtccagctgcaattcAGGGAGACTTCAGCTGGGCCCATCCTGATGGGGTGAAGTAGTTGGCTGTTAGTCAACAGTATAGACAAGATAGATGTCTTCGTTTTAGCTCTGGTGTCTAGCTCTGATCTTTGGTTATCTTGCACTTTTGGGTTTCGAAACcaccttttgaaatattttttcaaggcaCCTTCACTCCCTCGTCCGtgagccaggggctttccagctcACCAGTTCACGGCAAGGACGTGAGGCCTGTTGCTTCttagtcagcctgaaccaaagtatGGCTAGgcgtcatagaatcacagaatgatagaatattttgggttggaagggacctctaaaggtcatctagtccaaccccactgccctgggcagggacatcttcagctagattgggttgctcagagccccatccaacatgaccttgaatctttccagggatggggcatccaccacctctctgggcaacatgttccagtgtttcaccaccctcagtgtaaaaaatttcttccttatatctagcctaaatctacccccctttagtttaaagccattcccccttgtcctgtcacaacaggccctgctaaaaagtctgccaccatcttttttataaaccccctttaagtactgataggctgcaagaaggtctcctcaaagccttctcttctctaggctgaataaccccaactctctcagcctttcttcatagc encodes:
- the LOC143173502 gene encoding SUN domain-containing protein 3-like; translated protein: MPARLGRSSQAWLEQKMWELKETVAQVSAASATILQAVREVLGGHGVQEEKREEILQLTQAAIKKVLEGYVRMPDWALEAIGATIDAERTSKSYGGQGKKSWWLSPFSFSSANPPETILQPRIAPGSCWAFQGSRGHVVVRLPEQIWPTAFTIWHISEAVSPSGEVSSAPKEFAVSGVDEAAAETLLGTFTYNVHKEIAQTFHVQKELPRTFRYIKFQVQSNWGNPEYTCVYRVQVHGKTASHNDHPQAQELL